A section of the Spirosoma pollinicola genome encodes:
- a CDS encoding glycoside hydrolase family 9 protein encodes MNFTYKGLAALALALLLAANKSDAQSLSEAIRLNQIGFYPNAAKIAVVAEDAQGPFQITTPDLKKVVFTGMLGTSRQNALSGKTTRSADFSSFTKPGTYVVVIPGMGHSYPFEIRSDVYRELAIGAIKGFYYQRTAIDLPEKFAGKWARPAGHPDTRVLIHPSAASADRPTGTVISSPKGWYDAGDYNKYIVNSGITMGTLLSLCEDFPDYVKKLQTNIPESTNKLPDVLDEALWNLRWMLTMQDPSDGGVYHKLTNARFDGMIMPDKATNERYVVAKSITATLDFAAVMAQASRVIKPYKNELPGLADSCLSAAVKAWKWAKANPNAVYNQQAMNSAFDPDVVTGGYEDRTADDEWMWAAVELYATTKDDTYYTAVTLFPDSKTPGRPLPLPAWPQVRTLAIYTLARTANSLTALGKKDLPAVEQHLITLADSLISGANQQAYQTVMGKSAKDFIWGSSAEAANQGIALIQAYQFTNSPNRSQYLQYALVNLDYLLGRNAVGYSFVTGFGDKTPMHPHHRPSVADGIDSPVPGLLSGGTNANAARQDKCPGYTSTIADEVYLDADCSYASNEIAINWNAPLVYLTAALEALQKNQNTSVSK; translated from the coding sequence ATGAACTTTACCTATAAAGGGCTGGCTGCTCTTGCTTTGGCCCTGTTGCTGGCAGCCAATAAATCAGACGCTCAGTCGCTTTCCGAAGCTATCCGGCTCAACCAGATTGGCTTTTATCCTAACGCGGCCAAAATTGCCGTGGTGGCTGAGGATGCGCAGGGGCCTTTTCAGATCACCACACCGGATCTAAAAAAAGTGGTTTTTACTGGTATGCTGGGTACTTCCCGACAAAACGCCCTGTCTGGTAAAACAACCCGCTCAGCCGATTTTTCGTCGTTTACCAAACCCGGCACATACGTAGTCGTCATTCCCGGCATGGGTCACTCCTACCCGTTCGAAATCCGTTCAGATGTTTATCGGGAATTGGCTATTGGTGCTATCAAAGGATTTTACTACCAGCGAACAGCCATCGACCTGCCCGAAAAATTTGCCGGCAAATGGGCACGTCCGGCGGGACATCCCGACACCCGAGTGCTGATTCACCCATCAGCGGCTTCGGCCGATCGTCCGACCGGAACAGTTATCTCTTCCCCTAAAGGCTGGTACGATGCCGGTGATTATAACAAGTATATTGTCAACTCCGGCATTACAATGGGCACCTTGCTCTCGCTCTGCGAGGATTTCCCGGACTATGTTAAAAAGCTGCAGACCAATATTCCCGAAAGTACGAATAAGCTGCCCGACGTGCTGGACGAAGCCCTCTGGAATCTCCGCTGGATGCTCACCATGCAGGACCCTTCCGACGGTGGTGTGTACCATAAGTTGACCAACGCCCGCTTCGATGGCATGATTATGCCTGATAAAGCAACAAATGAGCGGTATGTGGTTGCCAAAAGCATTACGGCCACACTCGATTTTGCAGCTGTTATGGCGCAGGCCAGTCGGGTAATAAAACCTTACAAAAACGAACTTCCCGGTCTGGCCGATTCTTGTCTGTCGGCAGCGGTGAAAGCCTGGAAATGGGCAAAAGCCAACCCGAATGCCGTTTATAACCAACAGGCAATGAATTCGGCCTTCGATCCCGATGTTGTGACGGGTGGGTATGAAGACCGCACGGCTGACGATGAGTGGATGTGGGCCGCCGTTGAGCTGTATGCGACCACAAAGGACGATACGTATTACACCGCCGTTACCCTGTTTCCGGACAGCAAAACCCCCGGTCGGCCGTTGCCGTTGCCCGCCTGGCCACAGGTTCGTACACTTGCCATTTATACACTGGCCCGGACAGCGAACAGCCTGACTGCCCTTGGCAAAAAAGACCTGCCTGCCGTAGAACAACACCTGATAACACTAGCCGACTCGCTTATCAGCGGTGCCAATCAACAGGCCTATCAAACTGTGATGGGAAAATCGGCGAAGGATTTCATTTGGGGAAGTAGTGCCGAAGCCGCCAATCAGGGCATTGCGCTTATTCAGGCGTATCAATTTACGAACTCACCTAATCGTAGCCAGTACCTCCAGTATGCCCTTGTGAACCTCGATTATTTGCTGGGACGCAATGCTGTTGGCTACTCATTTGTAACGGGCTTTGGCGACAAAACACCCATGCACCCCCACCACCGGCCATCCGTTGCCGATGGTATAGACTCGCCTGTGCCGGGCCTGCTATCGGGTGGCACCAATGCCAATGCTGCCCGACAGGATAAATGCCCTGGTTATACTTCGACCATCGCCGACGAGGTGTATCTCGATGCTGACTGCTCCTATGCGTCCAACGAAATTGCCATCAACTGGAACGCCCCCCTTGTTTACCTGACCGCAGCCCTGGAAGCCTTACAAAAGAATCAGAATACCAGTGTAAGCAAATAA
- a CDS encoding plastocyanin/azurin family copper-binding protein, translating into MKINHHTLQHVARTALLASGLACVSHLAVQAQIQSKTGLPVSSSSKQPAPGPKGLTKLDVDPEKEDDFYKLISLPVPEEIILEVGGLVTLPDGNLAVCTRRGEVWIVSNPYISGSARPTYKRFAYGLHEPLGLTYKDGDIYVTQRSEVTRLHDADGDGRADSYDKVYSWPLSGNYHEYSYGPTFLPNGNMLVTLNVGWSNSLGHGVSLVPWRGWTLEITPDGKMMPFAAGMRSPAGYGMNAAGDYFYTENQGDWVGSGRISQVEKGDFLGNAESLRWTDMPGSPLKIKPQDVPNTGEPLYDVSKKFTALKAPAVWLPHGILGISTSGFLMDNTKGKFGPFENQLFIGDQGQSILSRVDLEKVKGVYQGVVFPFREGFSSGVLRMVWGHDASMFVGMTSRGWSSTGKEQFSLQRVVWTGRMPFEMKTIHAMPDGFEIEFTEPVDAELAADPASYKVTGFNYKYHATYGSPVINRGGCPIRGIVVSKDGLKARLVVDSLRLGYIHEITTAGVRSAKGRILLHNVGYYTLNNIPDGEKLTIAHTAPAHDHASMMTASTATTPPVNSRPIGKKGAAAKSTPATKAAGSSMAKRITEMPASWGEPDYTINMGTKPGLKFVPDQFQVKAGSKVRVVFNNEDDMLHNFVVVAPGSALQVGELAMKLGLEGQEKNYIPQTEKVLHHTNLLQPNTNESIYFIAPEKPGDYMYECSVPGHFYVMQGTMKVVK; encoded by the coding sequence ATGAAGATCAATCATCATACCTTACAACATGTAGCGAGAACGGCCCTGCTGGCGTCTGGCCTTGCCTGCGTTAGCCATCTGGCCGTTCAGGCACAAATTCAGTCCAAAACGGGTTTACCCGTAAGTTCCAGCAGCAAACAACCGGCGCCGGGGCCTAAAGGATTAACCAAATTAGACGTTGATCCCGAAAAGGAAGACGACTTTTACAAACTCATTTCGCTGCCTGTGCCCGAAGAGATCATTCTGGAAGTCGGTGGTCTGGTTACCCTGCCCGACGGAAACCTGGCTGTTTGTACGCGCCGGGGCGAAGTCTGGATCGTGTCGAACCCGTACATCAGCGGCTCGGCCCGACCAACGTATAAACGGTTTGCCTATGGCCTGCACGAGCCCCTGGGCCTGACCTATAAAGACGGCGACATTTACGTGACCCAGCGGAGTGAAGTTACCCGACTGCACGACGCCGATGGCGATGGCCGCGCCGACTCCTACGACAAAGTTTACTCCTGGCCGTTGTCGGGCAATTACCACGAATATTCTTACGGGCCAACCTTCCTGCCAAACGGCAATATGCTCGTCACGCTGAATGTAGGCTGGAGCAACAGTTTAGGGCATGGCGTTAGTTTAGTGCCCTGGCGCGGCTGGACACTGGAAATTACGCCCGATGGGAAAATGATGCCGTTTGCCGCCGGGATGCGCTCACCCGCTGGCTACGGCATGAATGCCGCCGGTGATTATTTCTATACCGAAAATCAGGGTGACTGGGTAGGCTCGGGCCGTATTTCGCAGGTCGAGAAAGGTGATTTTCTGGGCAATGCCGAAAGCCTGCGCTGGACAGACATGCCCGGCTCACCGCTGAAAATTAAACCTCAGGACGTACCCAATACGGGCGAACCGCTCTACGACGTATCTAAAAAATTCACGGCCCTGAAAGCGCCCGCCGTTTGGCTCCCCCACGGTATTTTAGGCATCTCTACCTCGGGCTTCCTGATGGACAACACAAAAGGCAAATTCGGTCCATTTGAAAACCAGCTATTTATTGGCGACCAGGGACAAAGTATCCTGTCTCGGGTTGATCTGGAGAAAGTGAAAGGTGTATATCAGGGGGTTGTCTTTCCATTCCGGGAGGGTTTCTCGTCTGGGGTACTGCGCATGGTTTGGGGACACGATGCCTCCATGTTTGTGGGTATGACGAGCCGGGGCTGGTCGTCGACGGGTAAGGAACAGTTCAGTTTGCAGCGCGTGGTCTGGACGGGTAGAATGCCTTTCGAGATGAAAACGATTCACGCCATGCCGGATGGCTTCGAAATCGAATTTACCGAGCCGGTCGATGCGGAACTAGCCGCCGATCCGGCATCCTATAAAGTAACGGGCTTCAACTATAAGTATCATGCTACTTATGGTAGTCCGGTCATTAACCGGGGCGGCTGTCCAATTCGCGGCATCGTGGTGTCGAAAGATGGGTTAAAAGCCCGGTTGGTGGTCGATAGTCTTCGGCTGGGGTACATTCACGAAATTACGACGGCTGGTGTGCGGTCGGCAAAGGGCCGGATTTTACTGCATAACGTGGGCTATTACACGTTGAATAATATCCCTGATGGCGAAAAACTGACCATTGCCCATACGGCACCTGCTCATGACCATGCCTCCATGATGACGGCCTCAACGGCGACGACACCGCCGGTCAATAGCAGACCGATTGGGAAGAAAGGTGCCGCAGCTAAATCAACTCCGGCAACAAAAGCAGCGGGCAGTTCGATGGCAAAGCGTATAACCGAAATGCCCGCTTCCTGGGGCGAGCCCGATTACACGATCAATATGGGTACCAAACCGGGACTTAAGTTTGTGCCCGATCAGTTTCAGGTGAAAGCCGGCAGCAAGGTTCGGGTCGTATTCAACAATGAAGACGACATGCTCCACAATTTTGTGGTTGTAGCTCCCGGTTCGGCGCTTCAGGTAGGCGAGTTGGCCATGAAGCTTGGGCTGGAAGGGCAGGAAAAGAATTACATTCCACAAACGGAGAAGGTATTGCACCATACAAACCTGCTTCAACCCAACACCAACGAGTCGATTTACTTTATCGCCCCCGAAAAACCCGGCGATTACATGTATGAGTGCTCGGTTCCCGGCCACTTCTACGTCATGCAGGGTACGATGAAAGTAGTGAAGTAA